Proteins encoded by one window of Ursus arctos isolate Adak ecotype North America unplaced genomic scaffold, UrsArc2.0 scaffold_22, whole genome shotgun sequence:
- the CLNS1A gene encoding methylosome subunit pICln isoform X1, whose protein sequence is MSFLKSFPPPGSAEGLRQQQPETEAVLNGKGLGTGTLYIAESRLSWLDGSGLGFSLEYPTISLHAVSRDLNAYPREHLYVMVNAKFGEESKESVAEEEEDSDDDVEPIAEFRFVPSDKSALEAMFTAMCECQALHPDPEDEDSDDYDGEEYDVEAHEQGQGDIPTFYTYEEGLSHLTAEGQATLERLEGMLSQSVSSQYNMAGVRTEDSIRDYEDGMEVDTTPTVAGQFEDADVDH, encoded by the exons ATGAGCTTCCTCAAAAGTTTCCCGCCGCCGGGCTCGGCTGAGGGGCTCCGGCAGCAGCAGCCGGAGACCGAGGCTGTGCTGAACGGCAAGGGCCTCGGCACCGGCACACTTTACATCGCTGAGAG CCGCCTGTCTTGGTTAGATGGCTCTGGATTAGGATTCTCACTGGAATATCCCACCATTAGCTTGCATGCGGTGTCCAGGGACCTAAATGCGTATCCACGAGAGCATTTGTATGTTATGGTGAATGCCAAATTTGGAG AAGAATCAAAAGAATCTGTtgctgaagaagaagaagacagtgATGATGATGTTGAACCTATTGCTGAATTCAGATTCGTGCCTAGTGATAAATCAGCAT TGGAGGCCATGTTCACTGCAATGTGTGAATGCCAGGCTTTGCATCCTGATCCTGAGGATGAAGATTCAGATGATTACGATGGAGAAGAATATGACGTGGAAGCACATG aacAAGGGCAAGGAGACATCCCTACATTTTATACCTATGAAGAAGGATTATCCCATTTAACAGCAGAAGGCCAAGCCACATTGGAGAGATTAGAAGGAATGCTTTCTCAGTCTGTGAGCAGCCAATATAACATGGCTGGAGTCCGGACAGAAGACTCAATAAGAGATTATGAAG acggGATGGAGGTAGACACCACACCAACGGTTGCTGGACAGTTTGAGGATGCAGATGTTGATCACTGA
- the CLNS1A gene encoding methylosome subunit pICln isoform X2 gives MSFLKSFPPPGSAEGLRQQQPETEAVLNGKGLGTGTLYIAESRLSWLDGSGLGFSLEYPTISLHAVSRDLNAYPREHLYVMVNAKFGEESKESVAEEEEDSDDDVEPIAEFRFVPSDKSALEAMFTAMCECQALHPDPEDEDSDDYDGEEYDVEAHDGMEVDTTPTVAGQFEDADVDH, from the exons ATGAGCTTCCTCAAAAGTTTCCCGCCGCCGGGCTCGGCTGAGGGGCTCCGGCAGCAGCAGCCGGAGACCGAGGCTGTGCTGAACGGCAAGGGCCTCGGCACCGGCACACTTTACATCGCTGAGAG CCGCCTGTCTTGGTTAGATGGCTCTGGATTAGGATTCTCACTGGAATATCCCACCATTAGCTTGCATGCGGTGTCCAGGGACCTAAATGCGTATCCACGAGAGCATTTGTATGTTATGGTGAATGCCAAATTTGGAG AAGAATCAAAAGAATCTGTtgctgaagaagaagaagacagtgATGATGATGTTGAACCTATTGCTGAATTCAGATTCGTGCCTAGTGATAAATCAGCAT TGGAGGCCATGTTCACTGCAATGTGTGAATGCCAGGCTTTGCATCCTGATCCTGAGGATGAAGATTCAGATGATTACGATGGAGAAGAATATGACGTGGAAGCACATG acggGATGGAGGTAGACACCACACCAACGGTTGCTGGACAGTTTGAGGATGCAGATGTTGATCACTGA